Genomic window (Magnolia sinica isolate HGM2019 chromosome 6, MsV1, whole genome shotgun sequence):
ATTCCTTTGCAGCCTAAAGTTCTGGGCCAGGCTACCTCCCATTATCTCAGAGCAGTCTTGGACCTTTTCTACCTTTCCCATTGCAAGTGAGAACAAGGCTTGATATGAAGTTGTCCAACCATGCATCCAGATATTTTAATTCTGGATAATCTGCAGTTCCTATGTTGGTCATTCAAAAAATGTGACTCATTACAGTAGGAATTGTTGAACAGCCAACAAATTTGTAATTCCCACATTCTTTTATCCAAAAATTAGAGGTCAGactaaaaaaaaagttttcaacaagtCAGGCTAACAAtaccattttttaaaatcaaaaagTAGTCAGACAACCATTGAGTATGTGTAGAAGACAAACAAATGTGTTTCCCATTTCGCCCCTCTTTTATGatattttttccttctctttaaaGCACGCTACGGTCTCCATAATGTATCCTATTTGGGCCCCTGTTGCACCTCTAGCACCTATATTTGAAATCTTGATCATATGCTTTCTTCTAATCTATAACAATCATTTGTAGATCTTTCCTCTTAACTCTATACTTTCCATCAATTTTCTAAGTAGAAAAATAGCTTCCACCGTTAAACTCACTGAAATGAAGCCAAACATTTTTATATATTCTTCACTGCCCACTCTCAGAGCTTCATAGCTTGATTCACAAGATTGATTCCCTAAGCAATTATGTGCATCTCTGTTGTTCTTGTAGACAGGTATTATGATGCTTCTCCACTCAGCTGGCTTTTTTGTTGGTTTGTTTGCAAAACTGTATTGAAATGGTTAATCTAGCCAAACTAATTTAATTTCACATGGTATTTTCCTCACTTCTATATGTATATCATCTGGCCACATAACCTTTCCTTTCCTCATCCTTGTTAAGTCATCTGCTTTCCCTACCTGAATTCTATGATTATACACATGCTTCAATTGTATTCTTCAGTGTAAGAACAAAACAATGGTTGGTTCATAATCATGAACATCCGACTCTTAGGCAGGTCAGAGACTGATATCGTTAATGTTGTGGAGCAAAGAATATGGCATTCGATGGAAGAAGGCCAGTTTGAGAACTTACCTGGAAAAGGAAAACCTCTAGATTTTAGTAGTAACCCGCATGCAGATCCTGCAGAAGACACATTGTACAGAATTCTCTCAAAGAATGGATGTGCACCTGAGTGGGTCGAACTTAACAAAGAGATACGATACAAAATCACCCAATGGAGATCGGCTCTAAGAAAAGCTTGGGCTAACAGAACAAATGGAAATGATCCCAAATGGGCAGAAGACTCGGAAGCTTTGAAGGCGCAACTGCATGACattaatgataaagtaataattTACTATCTCTTCATTTTCATTTACAGTCAAAACATCTAAAGCACCCAATATAACTTCAACAAGCTGTTGCATGGATGCATGGACTGAGTTTCTGTGTGACAAATTCAGGTTTTTCGTTATAATCTCATCGTACCATTTGGCCGCCAGATGTTTGGCCTTAAGTGGGAGAAAGAAATACATCAAATGCAAGAGTGATCTTTTCAATTCTGAAGTCGGTTGATGGCGGGAGTATGTCGAGGTTAGCATGTGGAGGAAATGGATATAGTGGAGAGGCCCTTGTAATTGCATAGTTCGACTTAACTATCTATATTTCATATGACATCTCACTTGTATTATTTTATTACTGCCTATGTTCATGCATTGATATGTAATACATGCATGTGTGGATGCCATTGCatacttaattttattttttttgtggcaACATGTAACTTAATTTTATGGGGAGTCATTATTGATGCATAAGCTTGTATCCTACAAAAGAGAGGATGATACTACCAtttcacaaaagaaaataaatctaCATTCAGACCAATTTATTTATCAATTTTGCTGATACTCTGCAATAATTGATCTCAACTTCAACATTTCATATTGGCCAAGTTGTTTTTGTATTCATGCATGAATCCACATGCTCATTCACTCATATTGTATAGACTTTAGAGCATAAAAGTTCACGACTCATGGAGTTTTGCGCTTCCAATCTCCCATGAAGATTGTTGAGGATCGTGCCACATGTGGTTAGGATGATGTGAGCTCCAAGTGGTGGTCGAGTCTGCAATGTTGGGACCATGATAACGGAAGAGTGAGAGTTAAAGAGAATAGATGCTCAACACCAAGGGATGCTTTGATGCCATCGGAACTATTGCAAACCTCTATGATTCAAATTTTATATTGTTTCTTGCCAAATCTCGTGACTATGATGCATTAGTATCGGCAGCTGAGCTCAACATTCTTAGAGGGGAAGATCCTCTCTAGCAGTCCTCTTGAAGGCACACTAAAGTAGCATCAAGGGTGTATATCTATAATTTTTTTACCTGCGGAGGTGGATATACAAGTTCAATGTAGCTAATTGAtataggacatgaaattaaatatgacatgcaagattttaagctttagatcataccaattttaaataATCACAAAAGTCCACATCCCATATATAATcaaacattcaatcaaggggaaactatgggggtccaagcctacacaagtttagaggtggatcaagtaaaattataaaccaaacaatgtccaaaggagtgtaagattcatccactcttgcaaaggattgttccctaATTCAAGAGATTCGCCATGTTTCAATTAGGGAAAaacttagggtttgcaaaagttggaaatACTTGGAATTGGGGACTATCTAGGGTTAAGATTGGGGATTTAAAGCGAGAGAGGagatagaagagagaagaaaCCTGAGATGCCTGGCCCAAGCGCACGTGCGTGAATCCCtgtctgcacgtgtgtggggcccacggaactggAAAAGGCGACTTAGGGTGGGATTGGCCAACGGTGGCCCACTCACACACCAAATCTCATGTCGATCTGCTAcccggtttgtgcatggtgcttcgccgaagtttcagctccttTGGTGGGCCAGAATTTAAAAATATGTTATGGAGGAGAACTTGGGTACAAAAAGGAGTGAATCTGAAGATGGGAAGGTTGTagaagatgatggatgtggggtgtaGGGGTGAAGATGATTTGGAATGGTTTtagcttcgcaccacagtagttaacccttcgaggaagggaagGTTTCGCACCTAATTAGATTCTTCAACTCGGAGagatagaaaagaagaaaaaaaacgcagaattttattcataaaactTCAATGGAaaatacctacatggggttgcctatttataagaaaaccctaaaccacaAAAGCCACGCCATTTGCGCACACTAATACTTAAagatgaagtaacaaaaataacaactaatctacgcaatcaaaaccatttatgatgtttctaataatgataataaccaaaactcaaaatcttaAATAATCtaaggtagtgggccacgatcatgagatccaatggtggaatccacatgacgatcgggtccactccaatgctccatagcacggCCCCCTAATTAAGAGGTTCTCcatagatgtcgtcgtcgatTCAGATTgatagtggggccttcctcctccttgagtacgtgcATAGGGTAGGGGGCGTGCGCGtgcacatgatgtccccatcaactctccttgACTGCGAAGgtttcaccactggtgaaacaaaactcttgaaccgctccaagatatcaggatcaagtctctgaagctcctcttcAATGAGTCATGTACTATCTAAAGCTGGgcatgacttccacttgaccaggaacttttgaaatccgccGTCCGACGTCGATACTATCTGATAGTCCATAATATCATCTATCTCCTCTCtcttgggaagggtaggtatgggagatagaggctgggaagatgggtcgggaatgggccatggatcaagggaaaggttagggggaatcaggatggttaggtgaaaggctggacaatgtatcagtggtcctctgaaatgcaactagatcctccacattgaatgtgaaactaattcccacggaaggtggaagatctaccacatacgcattgaaacCGTTTCATTCTATGATTTTAAATGGTTCAGCGCTACGCGCGTGCAATTTACGAATGGCTCCccgagggtaccgctctggcctaaTGCGAATCATcacagtcccctacattgaattccttgaatcgtttatgttggtaTGCAAAAATTTTGTAatattcattactagtattgatttttcgcttgatttcttgatgcaatgaatgaatgtgatgtgcaaaggactctgcagactttgatggcctatgggacagggacgtatggacaagatcaataggcttcctaggtttataaccagtaacgacttcaaaatgacttaaacctgtggatctattgacagaactattaaatgtaAATTCGGCAATAGGTAGTGCAGTGTTCCACATCCTGATgcgctcccccactaaacacttAGAGTAAATTTCCTAAGCTCCTATTGACCtcctcagtctgaccatcggtctgagggtggtaggcaaaagagaattggagcctagtattcatcatatgccatagtgtcttccaaaaataactcatggaTCGCACGTCACGGTTAGACACTATGGTTTTGGGTAACCCATGAAGTTTGGCAACttcactaaagaacaacttggcaacatgagatgcgtcagaGGTCTTCGAACAAGGAATAAAGTgggtcattttagaaaaacggtccacgacaacaaatatggaatcgtgtttccgaatagtcttagggagcccaagcacgaagtccacaccgatgtcctgccaaggggcgaatggaactggcaaaggtgtgtatagcctcgtattctgttttttttttattttgccaGTTGATAGATACGAcgctgccctataattttggccacgtctcgcttgaggcttgacTAATggaatctatcctccactagggcaatggttttgtctcgaccaaaatgacccgcgacccctcctgaatgtaactcctagACAAGAAAATCTCGGAGTGAGGTGCAAGGTATGCACaaacggtcactcctaaacaaatatccgtccaataTCAAATAATCACTGCTAGcccctgacggactctctaacaacaaTGCGTACACAACTTCAAAATCTGGGCACTCAAAATAATTCTCTCTGACACGCTCTAACCAtgtgacttcgacactcatggaattgagtaatgcgactcgactaCTTAACGCATCGGcaagcttattctctacaccggccttgtgcttaagcacaaaagtataTTCTTAAAGGAACTGGACCTACTTGGCGTGCTtggggtttaatttcttctgagagttccgatatctcaaggcctcgtgatctgaaaacaagacgaattcttgcgacAATAGATAATGACGTCAGTGGCGCaacgattgcactaccgcatagaactctttgtcataggtagagtatttttgtttcgcctcattcagtttctcactaaagaaGGCGACAGGATGCCCTTCATGACTAAGTATTCCTCCTATGCTGACTCTTGACACGTCGCAGGCGACTTCAAAAACTTTTGAAATATTCGGAAGTCACGTGACTGGGGCTTCAGTCATCTTAACCTTTATCTCCTTAAAGGCCTTCAAGGCTACCTTTGTCCATTcaaactctccttttttttatgcagtccgtgatgagagccacaatggaactgaagctTCGAATGAACCGTCTATAGAAGGTGGTCAAGTCGTGAAAGCTACGCACCTCATGAATACTACGCAGTTCAGGCCAATTGATGATAACCTTGACCTTCTTGGGATCCGCCGACACACCCTCAATtgacacaacaaaacctaagaagatagtACTACTAGACATAAacacacacttctttaggtttGCGTACAATTTTtcggctctaaggatcccacaaaattgcctcaaatggttgaggtgttgttccttggtcatgctataaatcaggatatcatcaaagtagacgactaggaacttccccatgaagggcctcaacacttagGTCATCACACGCACGAAGGTACTTGGAGCATTAGTCAGCTCagaaggcatgactagccactcgtataatccatcctttgtcttgaaggTCGTCTTCTCCACTCATCACCAAGGCGtgcacggatttggtgataaccactttttaGGTTAATTttcgagaagatagtagcattggccatcatatccaacatgtcatcaagacgtggtatgagaaaccgatacttgactttgattttgttgatggccctactatcaacacacatcctccatgtgtaatccttcttaggtgtaagaagggcatgcatagcacatgggctcatgctctctcgaatgaaacccttttctaggagctTATCAATTTgtctcttcaactctgcatgttCCTTTGGGTTTattctgtaatgagggaggtttggtagagtcgccccggCGACTAAATCAATGGCGTGCTATATATCCCTCGTAGGGGGAAgttcatccggtagatcatcaggaaagacatcacgaaactcatccactactgaAATAGccttagtgggtaactctacactagcctttggtgcactctccctagccacaagggtgtacaccatcgagtccgactcagtctctcgctcaaagtctttggcacttagaatatggagaggcttagacttaGACTTCGATTCGttcaattcttttgagccgcTTACACCACTctttgtggtggactcctttTCAATTGTGTTCTTGGGTGGAAGTGtatttagcttgactttcttgccctcaaaccagaatgtacacacattcgaatgaccaaatatggtgacatccctgtcatagagccaaggTCTACCCAAAATGATATGTCCAACATCCATAaaaacaacatcacaccaaagtgtctttatatgattcaaactgaataggaacaagacaacggtatgagactggaatggaagtttcatcaacccaagacactctatagggttgaggatgggctttgAGCATCAAGCCCAAACGGTTCACAGTGTCAATTGATGTCACGTTGACACAACTACCattatccacgatcatcttgcaactcttatcaccacattttgcgtaagtatagaagatcgtgttgcggcgccaatcgTCGGTATTCTTTGCTTGTGCAAAGGTGCAATGCACAACTACAAGAGTCGCAAACTCTTGCACTCCCTCTTCCTTatcactaggggtttctgctGGCTcttattcttcctcctcaccgaGTCACCGTCACTTTCTAGGGGCACTACttttacttgcccatcaataaggaacaccttggtgccctctttcgtgttacactggtgggcaaagtgaccaacaAAGCCttgacatctaaaacacctagttgcatCATTTTTACGCGAGCTAGACCCGATAACTCATTTACCCTTATCATCCCTAGGCCTAGACTGAGAACTACTGGAAGACTTATATTGATATCAGTGCCAGACTTAGCCCTAGAAGGGTTAGCTTTAGCGCCAGAATCACGAGACTCAAACCatcttcccacagatgctttgaggtattgatCGActtccaacactacttgatacatctgttcaagagtgtctatgtccttggTGAGCAACTCTCTTCTAATGTCAGAATGGAGGCCCGTCTTAAATTGAGTAAGAGTGAGTACGAGGTCTTCTTCAACTTCAcaccgggtcaagtactctttgaAGTTCTCAATGTATTCAACCACACTCATgtaaccttgtcgaagagactgccaatcttcaaccaacctcaagtgatgagagaaagggaggtacttctccttcaaagtttctttcatttctcctcaatggactattgggggctccctcaacctttctttctttcactgCACAGTAGTCCAAAACCTCTTTCCTTGggccacaagcttcatcttgacaAATCAGACttgacgagcatccgacatgtcataccactcaaaatagtggtccatatctgccaaccaatctagaaaaactttagggtccaagtggtcaTTAAACATAGGGGCCTCTACTCTAattcccttgaggagttgcgcatctgggtcataatgatcatgatgcccctcgcggggtgggtgcaTGGGTGCGCGCCCATGACCGTTTCTTTGGTCACACTCATTCCCTTGTCTATCCTCCTtaccacctgcttgagattgggcatcttccccaatggcagGGTTTGCCCGGGCGGAgatctctagttgggtaacgcgcacattaagctgatccaagcgttggtcaatacgttgttccaagcgcctacccaaagactcaaattgTTGGGTTAtgttgttcattgactcttgcaattgctccatgtttagcgtAGGGTGCAAAACAAAACCACAActagtacgtgtgggcatacaaccactcactcaactcaaagaccctctaatACAACTATATGCATCTAAATGGGACTGAATGATCCcataggactctatatgagggaaactacacaacgcTACTAAAATTTCAGCAATATAACTGCCTAAATaatttgttaacagaaaattcagccatgaaatttggggatttttttacAACAGAAAATTCAGTAGCCCATATtatgaatgatgggtcctaaacaaccctatatgaggagacttgatgcaaaatagacataaataaactaaaccctaaacatgcaatgcattcccctatgaaaaccctaggctttgataccaaatttgatgcaggacatgaaattaaatatgacatgcaagatttcaagctttagatcataccaattttaaacaatcacaaaattccacgtccTACATACGATCAAatattcaatcaaggggaatctatgggggtccaagcctacacaagtttagggctggatcaagtaaaattataaaccaaacaatgcccaaaggagtgtaagattcatccactcttgcaaagattgttccccaattcaagagattcaccatgtttcaattaggagaaaatctagggtttgcaaaagttggaaatACTTGGAATTTGGGACTATTGGGGATTTAAGGCGAGAGGAGAgaaataaaagagagaagaaaccTGAGATAATCCACGCATGTGGACAGCAACCCGGCCCAGGCACACGTGCGTGAATCCctgtccgcacgtgtgtggggcccacggaactagAAAAGGCCACATAGGGTGGGATCGGccaggggtggcccactcacacaCCAAATCTTGTGTTGATCTGCTATTCGGTTTGTGCAcgatgctccgccgaagtttcaacccctcTAGTGGGCtagaatctgaaaatctgttgtGGAGGAGAACGTGGGTACAAAAAGGGGTGAATCTACAGATGGGAGAGCTGTagaagatgatggatgtggggtaTAGGGGTGAAgatgatttgggatggttgtggctttgcaccatagtagttagcccttcgaagaagggagggtttttcacccaattagattcttcaactcagagaaatagagaagaagaaaaaaacgcagaattttattcataaaactTCAATGGAAAATACCTatatggggttgcctatttatataaaaaaaaccctaaaccccaaaagtcgtgccatgtgcgcacactaatacttagggatgaagtaacaaaaatagcaactaaaccgttcatgatgtttctaataatgataataaccaaaactcaaaatcctagatcaccaagggtagtgggccacgattatgagatctaatggtggaatacacatgatgatcgggtccactccaatgctccatagcacagCCTCCTAAATAAAAGGTCTTCCATAGATGTCGTCGTCTATTCAGATCGATAGTGGAGCCTtcctccttgagtacgtgcgtagggtggggggcgtgcgcgtgcgcatgatgtccccatcaccaatGCTAATATATACAATTTTATCAGAGTTAATGGGGTTTATtgatcgtgtgtgtgtgtgtgtgtgagagagagagatgtttctTGGTTCGAGGAGAGCGGTAGAAGGTTTGCTTGATCATGGCCGAGGGAGATCAAATCCTAGTCGGAGCAGACAACCGAGCGGAAAAATTGTCCGAGAGAAGATTTACATTGGTAAGGATCAACATCAGAGCAACAAACTGGTATTCACGGAGGTAGTGGGAGAGGCGAATCTCAGTCAAAGGTGAGTCTAGCGCTCCGTCTGGGTCCAAGGAGGTGAGGAAGACAGAAGAGGGAGGTAAAGGATAGTTGGGGTGGCAGCCGTAGATGATGATAAGCAGGGCTACTCTCTGGGAAGGGAAGGAGGGAAGGAGAGTAGATTCTGGTGGCTGAAAAAGGGAAGCGCTTTGGGAAAGTAAAGGGTTTCAAGGCCAGCTCTCTGTTGGTGCATCCGACACTGTTTGTGGAACAGTTCCCCAACGGATGGTTGGCGACGAATTTCAGGCAGGTTTTTGGCCAGGTTGGGAAGGTGTGTGAGGTAGTGGTGCCCAGATCGAAGGATACTAGAGCCGTGCATGGATTCACATTTGTTCGgtttgaaaaggaagaagaagtggagctTGCGATGGATCTAGAATATTGAGTCTGAGAGAATAGTAGAATGTTGAGTTCATGAAATTTCCTTGTAAGAGAGTTGATAGCCACTCTATTTAGAATAACATCCTAGAGTTGATAGCTAGTCTGTTGTGAGTATCATTTTACCattttaatgatattatttttgtGACCAAAAATTGTGATAATTAGAAATATATATTCTGTTGTACAATAGAATTATATCCTGCTGTTATATTGTGTAGAGTAGGATGATATCCTGGTGTTATATAATGTTATATCCTGGTGTAGAATGGTATCAAAGCCATCATATGTACTGTCTAAAAGAGAGTTTAATATTTGTCAGTCTTATAATTATACTACCTCGAGGATTAGACCCCTAAACTCGTGGTTTTTACTCCTTTCTGCCCATTGTTGTTTATATCGCGTCAAGGGCTTTCTTTGAAAGTTTTCTGCTATTGGTAAGTCATCAAGATTTAGTTGATTATATagttatacaaaaattagattaTCATCTTAATCACAGTTATGACTAGGCTACTGAGATCTTTCACTATAACTTTTGATAATCCTAATACCAATTCTAATTATATTAGAACAATGTCTAtgaaaaactcttaaagaaataaattttagtGATCTAGAAGAAGCATTCAAAATTGAAAATTGCCTAAGGTACCCATAAATGAAATATATAAGGCTCTTTCAAATTAAAAACTGACTATTCAATTAAAACTATAGAACGGATCAGTTCTTTAATTGACCCAGGAATCCTTAAAAATTTAACATTACATATTTAAACAAAATGAGTAAAGATAGTTTTAAGAACAGAAAATTTCTCTCTTACATATAAGATTAACTATAAAGTAATAAACATAGTTACACCTAACATCGTAATTTCCAACATTAAATGATAAACTGGAGTGAAATTATACTCCTTGAAACATGAAACTTATTTAAAACAATCCTAACTAGACTATTAGAAAAACATGAACTTGAATCAATTAGAGAAACATCTGatggtgatgtttgtgtttccttGTAAAAGAGTTCAAAATGAGTCTGTATGGAATTATATCTTGATGTTGGCAGCTTGCGATTGAGCAAAAATCTGTTTAGATGTTAAATTCTCTACATTATTTTTTAAGACATCTTTTGCAGTCCTGCAATAAATTCTTAACAAGAAATCATAATTTGCCTCTTGAAGCATGTATACTTCTATTAAATAAACAACTTTATACCACCTAAAGTCTttatatagagagagaggaatgctcacatgcgcaccttcttacgtgagcacccgtgcgcacctttgcacacgtgttttAGGCACAAattctgaatggtccatgtgatgcggaaccccttgaaactctatagGCCCAATtctcagcctgatccaaaactctaatgggccatagcaaagagatgcaaatcaaaggaggaaactgtttccttttgccatggcccaccaaagttttgtatcgggctgaaagttgggcttgtgaggtttcaagggatGCTGCATCAAGTGGACTATTGAGATTccgtgcccatgacacgtgtgcaaaggtgctcacaGGTGCTTACATAAgaaggtgcgcaagtgagcattcctctctctctctctctctctctctctctctctctctctctctctctctccctatatatatatagggagagagagagagagagagaggaatgctcacctacacaccattctcacaagttctcatgagaactcattTCCAGAGATATGACCCCAAAATCTGAACCCTTCacctgatgcagcaccccatgaaacccctaggccccaacttttaccctgattcaaaactttggtgggccatgacaaaagagaggcaaatcaagggaagaaactatttcctttttctACGGCCCATCAGAGTTTTGGACCAGGGTAAAAGTAGGGCCCTAAGGGTTTCGTGGGGTGCTACATcaggtggacggttcagattttggggtGATATCCCTAGGAATGacttctcaaaaagttctcacgagaactgGTGTGCTattgagcattcctctctctctctctctctctctctctctctctctctctctatctatctatagagagagagagtggtggtcTCCTGCACACCGTTCTGCAGGAGACTTTCGTACGCACCAACGTAAGCTTTCTTAGACAGGTGGACTggggtgggcccattgtgatgtattcgtgaaatccaccccgaccattAGGTCTGTGAGAGAAATTAAGCTGTGAGATTCCAACATCAAGTTGATACTTGATTCATGTGGGCTACACGAAGGGAAACAGTGGGAGAGGGGGACGGCTACTGTTGACATTGtacagggtccaccgtgatgtttatctaGAATTCACTCCAAACATTATCGACCTTATGAAAATTCATGTATGGGGACCAAATTTTATGCCCATAAGTGAtttatgtgagccacaccaagttaaacagtttggatggtgggcATCCCTTGCATTGTTTGTGCATATGTGGTCCAGCATAAATTATGAATGTCTTATGTTTGATCCCTATGGCTATGTTTTCCTCATGCACCATATGATTGGAgttgatttcacatacacatcacaattgggccatCTCTGGGCCTCCCACCTTGGTTTTCCCACCCGACTCATGCATGTTGACGTGATTCTTGCAAGTGGCAACCTATACTGGACGGTGTTGAAACTGCAATGTAGGCCCACAAGGATACATGCATGatctaaattgtccatccatttttccatatcatttaagggtatCAGACCAAACTTGAgtaagatccaattctcaggtaggCCTTGTAAAAATCCAATGACATGCATCCTCTCTCACTTTtcctcggtgtggcccacttaaattttatCAACTTTTTGGCTAAATTTTCATTAGACTTAAtcattagaatggatttcatgaatgcatcacaatgggacctGACCCCACCCCAGCGTGTAAGCAAGCCTGCCTTGGTGCGTACGAAAGTCTCCTGCGGGACGGTGTGCAGGAGACCaccactctatatatatatatatatatatatatatagatatatagataaagagagagagagagagttccttTAGTGATTGGGCTACTTTTCACCCATCTTGAGATGATATCCTCCCTCCCCCCTTCCATCAAATCCCATATTATCAA
Coding sequences:
- the LOC131248876 gene encoding uncharacterized protein LOC131248876; this translates as MARLLLARTLAAAPASHRPQPATTTPASLHLLAKPFSSSSSRTDPPPVNPKPDKKQSHRLSAVIDALNDRKLPPELRGRRSDAIRSETDIVNVVEQRIWHSMEEGQFENLPGKGKPLDFSSNPHADPAEDTLYRILSKNGCAPEWVELNKEIRYKITQWRSALRKAWANRTNGNDPKWAEDSEALKAQLHDINDKVFRYNLIVPFGRQMFGLKWEKEIHQMQE